The nucleotide sequence CTTATATAAATTAGAGTGGAAAAACACAGGAAAGATGTTTACAAATAGAAAAATGACTCCAGCCGTCAGACTTCGTAACTCCAGGCTCAGCTGCAGGCACTTTGTTGACAACGATTATCAATACCATTCTAACCGGCTGTTGATAACCGGGATTATCACTATGCTCAACTATGCGACCAATGGAGATTCACAAGAATTACAACTGCAAGCCTGTTCATCCGGGAAATGTTTTAAAAGAAGATGTATAAAAGAACTTGACTCAACCCTGCCACTCGGGATTAGATGAAACAAGCGGTTGAGGAAAGTGACTTAGGTGGCAGGATAAAACCGGAATGGGCGGCAGTTTTCACCGGAATGTCCACCATAAGGGAGGGTATGATGAATATTGATATGAAAAAACAGATATTATCCGAAATAGAATCTCTGCCTGAAACCAAGGTAGCATCTTTGCTCGATTACCTGCATTTCCTTAAACAAGAAAAGCAGGAGTATTACCCCAATGCCGAAACGATAGAGGCTCTTCAGGAAGACAGGAGCACTTTCAGCAAATACGATACAGTTGATGAGCTCTTTGATGAATTAGGGATCAACCTGTAATCCATGTATTCTATTGAAGCTTCCGGTAGATTCAAAAAAGACATGAAACAGCTGCAGAAATCAGGTAATAAGCAATATGATCTGACCGAAGTAGGAAAAATCGCCAAACGCCTCGCAAAGCCTGAAATACTACCTCAGAAAAACCATGATCCTTCTCTTTCCGGTAATTGGAAAGGATTTCGGGAATGCCATGTGTCTCCCGACCTGCTACTCATTTATTACTATGATGAAGAAGAACAGATCCTGGTGTTATACAGAGTCGGCTCCCATTCTGAATTATTCAGAATGGGAGCCGTCAGGCTTCGTAACATCCGGCTCAGCTGCAGGCCACCGACCTGACTGCTGCAGCCACTTTGTTACGATTATCAATTCCCATTCTAACCGGCTGTTGCCAGCACTGCGGAACTCGCCGGGGGTATACACCCGGCGAGTTCTGCGTCTTTGCGGATCGGGAAATTGCCAACCCTGTCGTGTGGGGTCGGGCTGCTCCAGGTTGCATGAGCGAGCAGCAAATCAGAATGATTTGTGACCAGCTCGGGCTCCGCTGTCGCTGCGGCCTCTTCGGGTCTGCCTGCGGCAACCTGCTTATAGCTTCGCTTTTGTTTTTA is from Oceanispirochaeta sp. and encodes:
- a CDS encoding type II toxin-antitoxin system YafQ family toxin, whose protein sequence is MYSIEASGRFKKDMKQLQKSGNKQYDLTEVGKIAKRLAKPEILPQKNHDPSLSGNWKGFRECHVSPDLLLIYYYDEEEQILVLYRVGSHSELFRMGAVRLRNIRLSCRPPT